The DNA window CATATTTTCGGGCCCGTGAGGGCAAGGTTCTCGCAAGGAGGTGCGCCATGGACGGCGTTTCGATTATTTCCATCCACGGCAAGACGCCGCGCATCCACGACAGCGCTTTCGTCGCCCCCGGCTGCCGGATCATCGGCGATGTCGAGATCGGACCGGACAGCTCGATCTGGTACAATTGCGTGTTGCGCGCCGATGTTAGTCGGATCGTGATCGGCGAACGGACCAATGTGCAGGATGGCAGCGTGCTGCATTGCGATCCCGAAAAGCCCGGCGATCCCGAAGGCTCTCCCCTGATCATCGGCGATGACGTGCTGATCGGCCACATGGCGATGGTGCATGGCTGCATCATCGAGGACCGCGGCTTCGTCGGGCTCGGAGCGATCGCAATGAACAAGGCGGTGATCGGCTCCGATGCCATGCTCGCGGCGGGCGCGATGCTGACCGAGAACAAGGTTATGGGCGCACGCGAATTGTGGGCCGGCCGCCCGGCCAAGAAATTGCGCGACCTGCCCGACCAGGCGATTGCCGGCATGCGCGCAGGCGTGGTCCATTATGCCGAGAATGCACGCCATCACGCAGCTGCGATCGAGCAGGGCCTTGGCGCGTCCGAAGGTTGATCTTCCACCGCGCGATGCCGTCCGCGCATTGTGCGATCCGCAAGGAAGGGTGGCGGTGCGGGTAACGCCCGGCGCGCGCCAGCAAGCGCTCGAGATTGCCGATGGTCAGTTGCGGGCAAAAGTGCGCGCCAAACCGACCGACGGGGCCGCCAACGATGCGGTTCTCGCCCTGGTCGCTCAAGCTTTCGGCGTGGCGACGTCACGATGCCAAATCTTGCGCGGCGCAACTTCTCGCGAAAAACTGATCGGCGTCGACTTCTAGCTGAATGCCGCGTTCCGGCTGACGGCCGAGTGTCGTTGGACATAGGCAGCGAAGATCGCGAGCAGCACGGCAAGCCCAGATGCGACCCAGAGCGCAATCGCCGGGTAATGCACGGTGGTCAGCGCCCCGCCAATTGCCCCGATCAGCAGGCTTCCCCACAGCAAGAGGAAAGGCAGTGGCGAAACGCTCGCCTTCCCGACGATTCGTTCCGCCACCAACTGCCCGACCCGCACCAATGCGCCGGTCATGTATGTAAGGCCGACGGGGCTCCCGCGATTGGCGCTCAACACCGTGTTCAACGCCCCCATCGTCAGCACCAGTAGCGCGAGTGAGACCGGCACCTGTCCCGCCGCGCGTGCAAAGGCGGCGAGCACCAGACCTCCCAGGACCAGCAGCGTCACCACCGATTTGCGCCGGTGTGGAAACCGGTCGCCCAACATAGTGCCGCCGGTCACGCCGATCACGAATCCGGCAATCAGGAGGGCGGGGACAAGCACGCGGTGGCCTCCGGTCGCAAGGTCGCGCGCGAGCAGGGTGGTGTTACCTGTCATGAACGACACGAAATAACCGTCGAGCTGAAGAAAGCCGGTCACATCGACGAATCCGGCCAGCGCGGCGACGGAATAGGCGAACCGTCTTTGCAAAGGGGAGAATCGCTGCATAGGTTTCGGCTAAGCGATCCACCGCAGGTTGAGAAGGCGAAATAACCCGCGCTTAGGCTCAATCGCGGATCAGCGCGCGCAAGCTCTCGATCCGGTCGGCTTCGTGTGGCGGTTTGTCCCAGCGGATCCGGTGGATGCGGGGAAAGCGCATGGCGAGGCCGGACTTATGGCGTTTGCTCTCGTGCACCGAATCAAATGCGACTTCGAACACGAGGCTTTTGTCGGTCTCGCGCACCGGGCCGAAGCGGTTGACCGTTTTCTGTCGCACATGGCGATCGAGCTTCTTCAGTTCGTCATCGGTGAAGCCAGAATAGGCCTTCCCAACCGGCAACAGATCTGACCCCTGGTCGGGGTCGCCATTCCAGCAGCCGAAGGTGTAATCGGAGTAGAAACTCGATCGCCTGCCGCTGCCACGCTGGGCATACATCAGCACGCAATCGATCAGCAGCGGATCGCGCTTCCATTTGTACCACAGGCCAGTCTTGCGCCCGGCCAGATAGGGCGCGTCGCGGCGCTTGAGCATCAGCCCCTCGATCGCATCGTCGCGGGCGCCTTCGCGGATTTGGGCGAGGTGTTCGAAATCGCGCGCTTCGACGAGCGCCGACAGGTCGAAATGCGAAGCGGGTAGGCGAGACATCATCTTCTCAAGTCGCTTGCGGCGCTCGGTCCAGCCAAGCGCGCGCAGGTCCTCGCCTTCCACGATCAGCGCATCGTATAGCCGCACGAAGGCAGGCGCCTCTTTCAGCATCTTCTTGCTGACGGTCTTGCGCCCCAGGCGCTGCTGAAGCGCATTGAAGCTCGCCGCTCCGCCTTCCTCTCCGCCCTGCTGATTGCCGCGGACCAGCAATTCGCCGTCAAGTACGGCGTTGACCGGCAGCACATCGAGCAGTTCGGGGAAAGTGGCCGAGATGTCGTCGCCGGAGCGGGAGTAGAGCTTGGTCTGTTCCTCTCCCGGCAGTCCGGCGCGCACCAGCTGAACTCGAATGCCGTCCCATTTCCATTCGGCTGCATATTCGTCGAGCGAGACGACGGTCTCCTCGAGGGGATGGGCGAGCATGAAAGGACGGAAGGTCGGCAGGTTCTCGGTGTCTGGCGGGTCGGTCCCGTCCGCCGCCCACGCGAACAATTCGGGATAGGGTGGCTCAAGCCCGTGCCAGTATTCCTCGACGTCGTCGATCGACACATCGAACGCTTGGGCAAAGGCCGTCTTCGCCAATCGGGAAGACACCCCGACTCGCATGCCGCCGGTCGCAAGCTTGAGGAGTGCGTAGCGCCCGTTCACATCGAGCGTGTCGAGCAGCCTGGGTAGTTCGCTCATCACGGACGCGCGCGTCATCTGCGAAAGCCGATCCACGACGTCGTTCACCGAAAGCGACGCCATGACGTCAGCTCCTTTGCCGATTTGCCCTGTTTCCCAGAGAAGGCTGGCGGTTTCCGCCGTGTCTCCGACGAAATCCCGGCTCAGCGTCCACAGGACCGGGTCGATCCGTTCCTTGAGCAGATTGCGGATGGTCGACGATTTGACCGCCGGGAAGTCGAGCTCGTCGGTCAGCGCCGCGAGTGCCCAACCTCGATCGGGATCCGGCGTCGCGCGAAGGTATTCGGCGATCAGGCGCAGTTTTTCGTTGCGGCTGCGTGTGTAGATCAGCGCATCGATCAAGGCGGCGAACTCGTCCACCCCTCAATCGTCCTCGTCTTCATAGCCGACCAGCGCGAGCGCGCGCGCGCGGCGTTGATGGAGCTGGCACCAGCGCAGCAGCGCGTCTTCGCGGCCATGCGTGATCCAGGTTTCCTGCGCGTCGACTTCCTCGATCGTGCGCGTCAGCTCGCCCCAATCGGCATGATCGGAAATCACCAGCGGCAGCTCGACATTTCTCTGGCGGGCGCGTTGGCGGACGCGCATCCATCCGCTGGCCATGGCGGTGATCGGATCCGGCAGGCGACGACTCCAGCGATCGTTGAGCGCTGATGGCGGACTGATCACGATGCTGCCGCGCATATCGTCTTTCGAATGATCGGCGACGAGCCGCAATTCGCCCAACTCGACGCCGTGCTCTTCGTAGAGCCGGCACATCTTCTCCATTGCCCCATGAAGATATATCGGTTCGGTATGCCCGGCGGCGCGCAACTCGGCGATCACCCGCTGCGCCTTGCCGAGTGCATAGGCGCCGACAAGCACGCAGCGGTCGGGATGGGCGGCCAAGCGATCGGTCAGCTTGGCCATTTCCTCGGCGATCGGCGGATGGGTGAACAGCGGTAGGCCGAACGTGGCTTCGGTGATGAAGACATCGCACGGCACGACTTCGAAAGGTGGGCAGGTGGGATCGGCGCGGCGTTTGTAATCGCCGGTGCAGACGATCCGCTCGCCTGCATGCTCGAGCAGGATTTGCGCGCTGCCCAGCACATGTCCTGCCGGGATGTAGGTCGCGTCGACAGCACCCGGAAGTCGGATCGTCTCGCCATATTCGACCGGGGTCGCCTTGGAAGGCATCGTCCCGTCGCCTTCTTCCACCCCGGTGCGATAGCGCAGTGCCATGATCGCCAGTGTTTCGGGCGTGGCAATGGTTTCCCCATGGCCACCGCGGGCATGATCGGCGTGGCCGTGCGTCACCAGCGCGCGATCGACCGGACGACCGGGATCGACCCACGCATCGGCGGGCACGACGTGGATGCCCCACGGTTCGGCTCTGATCCAGGAAAAGGGTGCGGCCATCGGGTCATTAAGTCCCCGGGCCGTCATGCGGTTCCTAGTTCCGG is part of the Alteriqipengyuania halimionae genome and encodes:
- a CDS encoding gamma carbonic anhydrase family protein, encoding MDGVSIISIHGKTPRIHDSAFVAPGCRIIGDVEIGPDSSIWYNCVLRADVSRIVIGERTNVQDGSVLHCDPEKPGDPEGSPLIIGDDVLIGHMAMVHGCIIEDRGFVGLGAIAMNKAVIGSDAMLAAGAMLTENKVMGARELWAGRPAKKLRDLPDQAIAGMRAGVVHYAENARHHAAAIEQGLGASEG
- a CDS encoding DUF167 domain-containing protein; this translates as MARPKVDLPPRDAVRALCDPQGRVAVRVTPGARQQALEIADGQLRAKVRAKPTDGAANDAVLALVAQAFGVATSRCQILRGATSREKLIGVDF
- a CDS encoding YoaK family protein, whose protein sequence is MQRRFAYSVAALAGFVDVTGFLQLDGYFVSFMTGNTTLLARDLATGGHRVLVPALLIAGFVIGVTGGTMLGDRFPHRRKSVVTLLVLGGLVLAAFARAAGQVPVSLALLVLTMGALNTVLSANRGSPVGLTYMTGALVRVGQLVAERIVGKASVSPLPFLLLWGSLLIGAIGGALTTVHYPAIALWVASGLAVLLAIFAAYVQRHSAVSRNAAFS
- a CDS encoding cisplatin damage response ATP-dependent DNA ligase, whose amino-acid sequence is MDEFAALIDALIYTRSRNEKLRLIAEYLRATPDPDRGWALAALTDELDFPAVKSSTIRNLLKERIDPVLWTLSRDFVGDTAETASLLWETGQIGKGADVMASLSVNDVVDRLSQMTRASVMSELPRLLDTLDVNGRYALLKLATGGMRVGVSSRLAKTAFAQAFDVSIDDVEEYWHGLEPPYPELFAWAADGTDPPDTENLPTFRPFMLAHPLEETVVSLDEYAAEWKWDGIRVQLVRAGLPGEEQTKLYSRSGDDISATFPELLDVLPVNAVLDGELLVRGNQQGGEEGGAASFNALQQRLGRKTVSKKMLKEAPAFVRLYDALIVEGEDLRALGWTERRKRLEKMMSRLPASHFDLSALVEARDFEHLAQIREGARDDAIEGLMLKRRDAPYLAGRKTGLWYKWKRDPLLIDCVLMYAQRGSGRRSSFYSDYTFGCWNGDPDQGSDLLPVGKAYSGFTDDELKKLDRHVRQKTVNRFGPVRETDKSLVFEVAFDSVHESKRHKSGLAMRFPRIHRIRWDKPPHEADRIESLRALIRD
- a CDS encoding ligase-associated DNA damage response exonuclease, encoding MAAPFSWIRAEPWGIHVVPADAWVDPGRPVDRALVTHGHADHARGGHGETIATPETLAIMALRYRTGVEEGDGTMPSKATPVEYGETIRLPGAVDATYIPAGHVLGSAQILLEHAGERIVCTGDYKRRADPTCPPFEVVPCDVFITEATFGLPLFTHPPIAEEMAKLTDRLAAHPDRCVLVGAYALGKAQRVIAELRAAGHTEPIYLHGAMEKMCRLYEEHGVELGELRLVADHSKDDMRGSIVISPPSALNDRWSRRLPDPITAMASGWMRVRQRARQRNVELPLVISDHADWGELTRTIEEVDAQETWITHGREDALLRWCQLHQRRARALALVGYEDEDD